AACTCTTCATAGCCTTCATTAGTTGAGTTAACTTCCCTTTCAGACACAAACTGGACCCTTCAGAGCTCATAAACATCTTCTTCTTTCTTTCTTCTCTCTTTCTCTCCATCTCTGAGATGGGTTTGTTTGGGACGAAGAAGATCGGCAAGTACGAGATAGGAAGGACAATCGGAGAAGGGAACTTCGCAAAAGTGAAACTTGGTTACGACACGACCAATGGTACCTACGTTGCTGTCAAGATCATAGACAAGGCTCTGGTTATCCAAAAGGGTCTACAGTCTCAAGTCCAGAGAGAGATACGGACCATGAAGCTTCTAAACCATCCCAACATCGTGCAGATACATGAGGTTTTGTGTTTCTCTCTATCTCTCTGTCTCCTCAAAATCTAATTTTTTCTTGTTCTTTAATTCTTGAAATTTAAACTTCAGGTGATTGGGACCAAGACAAAGATCTGTATTGTGATGGAATATGTTGCTGGTGGCCAGCTTTCAGACAAACTTTGTAGACATAAGATGAAAGAATCAGATGCCAGAAAGCTTTTCCAACAATTGATTGATGCTGTTGACTATTGTCATAACAGAGGAGTTTACCACAGAGACCTTAAGGTTAAGAGAAGAAATGAAATTTATAAGATTCTGCAAACTCTCTGTTTTTTTTTGTAGGAAACTTTGTAGATGATTTGATTTTTCTTTTTGCAGCCACAAAACTTGCTTTTAGATTCAAAGGGAAATCTCAAAGTCTCTGACTTTGGACTAAGTGCAGTTCCTAAAGTAACACTTTCTTATTCTGATCATATAACTTTCTATTTAGTATTTACCAACCAAATCATTGCTTGTGAAAACAATCAAGTACTAAATAAGGTTTTGGCTATTAAATTCAGTCAGGGGATATGCTTTCTACAGCTTGTGGGTCTCCGTGCTATATAGCACCTGAGGTAATAACAATAATTACTTTGCATAATGTTTCAAAAATATCTGAACCTTGAGAAGCTGATTTTTGTTAATGAAACAGCTAATTATGAACAAAGGCTACTCAGGAGCAGCAGTGGATGTGTGGTCTTGTGGAGTTATTCTTTTTGAGTTGCTTGCTGGTTATCCACCGTTTGATGATCATACACTTGTGGTTTTGTATAAGAAGATACTCAGAGCAGATTACACATTCCCACCAGCATTCACTGGAGCACAGAAGAAGCTAATCTTTAACATTCTTGACCCAAATCCTCAAAGGGTATAACACAAGAAAGAATATACAAATATGCATTCATCATTGTCAATGCCAAATTGAGTAATAATGTTTGAGAACATTTGGATGCAGCGTATGAAAATAGCTGAGATAATCATTCAAGATTCTTGGTTCAAGTTAGGTTATACACCAGCTTATCATCACCCAGACTCAATCAAGGCAAGTTGATTCCCTAGATGTCTGAAATGCTAATAGCTTTGGGTTGTTATGTACTATTCTCAAAGCTCTGTATATAACTTATCTGAATCTGATCTTGCAGGAAAATGTTGCTGAGATAAATGCAGAAACCGCGTCTTCAAATTTCATAAACGCTTTTCAGATAATAGCAATGTCCAGTGATCTAGATTTGTCAGGTCTCTTAGAAGAACAGGTAAAAGACATCAAAATTGGTTAAATCTTTAAACTAATCTAACAAAAAAGATACTAATCCTTGAAACTTTATGTTATTGTTATCTCTCAGGATGATAAGATTTATAAAACCAAAATTGGGTCCAAGAACACTGCACAAGAAACAATCAAGAAGATTGAAACTGCAGCAACTTATGCTAGTTTATCAGTTGAAAGAATAAAGCATTTCAAGGTATAATAACTGAAGATTCTTATATAGATCATCAAGTCTAATCAAAGGTCTCATATATATGCATCTTTTTTGTTGTTGTTGTTTATTTACCAGGTTAAGATTCAGCCAAAAGAGATAAGATCAAGATCTTCTTTTGACCTATTATCAGCAGAGGTTATTGAGGTGACTCCAACCAATTGTGTGATAGAAATATCAAAATCCGCAGGCGAGTTAAGACTGTACATGGAGGTAAACTGAACAAAAGTTACTAAACTCTTTCAAGAAAAAGAAGATATAACACTTTACATAGAGTCATCTGATTGTATGAGACTGTTTTTGTTCACGTGACAGTTTTGCCAGAGTTTATCCAGCTTACTTACGGCGGAAGTAAGCTAGGGACCATAGATTCTCAAGTTAAATATCGTGAAAGGCGATGAATATAGGAAGAAAATAAAGCATATGTTGCAGATTGAAGTTGCAGTGACATGGAGAGAATGGATTCAAAGAGTAATTCATATCATGTGGTGATCTCGTAGGGTGTAAAATAATGATTTTTTCCAAGCAAAATGTTAAATAGTAATATCTTAAGAATAAAAATGAAGCAGGCCAATATTTTTCAAAATAATAAAGTTGTATGGATCTTGAATACAATTTAATTATGAATACTCACACTTCCTCACATGCATTCTAATCATTAGAACTTTCTCCCGTACGCACACGAGGTGTGTTCTGTTTTCTCTGTTTTGGATGCTTACCAAACTCTGCAGACAACTCCTTCTCAGGCACCTTTCGGTGTTGTGTGACCACGAGCATTTGTTATTGGATATTTGTTTCATTACTTTGCACGTGAAACTTTCAGATGGGCACACTGAGAGCACAAGCTTCATATAGAGTCCAACAATGATTCAAAACCAAAGCCTCTGTTCCAGGCACTAGTGTTTCAGTGAGATGTGATTTTTACACTAAGACAAGTTTGCCAGAGTTGCTTATAAGAACCATGGTATTCTGAAGTATGAATGATGTATAAGCTCAATAGATGACGTGGAGAGGAATCAACTAGTCTTCAGAGCAGTTTAATTTGATCAACGAATAACATTGTGTTTTTTCTTCTTCTTTTCTTTTTTCTTATGTTAAACCAAAAAAAATTACATGAAAGCTAAGAAGCTATCATTGTCAAGTTTTTCTTTTGGTGAAATATGTTAAGCTATCATTGTCATGTTACTGATATTTCATATGTTTTTTTTTTTTTTTATTAACCTGGAGGGACTTCCACCCCCAGGGGCCAACCCCTCGGCGCGAGGCGGACCATTTGGTACTATGGAGAATTAGATACCTCAATTGCCTGGCCAGCGGTTCGAACCCGGGTGCGTATTGAGGCCGAAGCTCTCTCAACACCACCAGGCCAACCCCGCTGGTTAATATTTCATATGTTACACCCACAAAAACCTCATTGATTTACTATGTTTACATAATAAGGCCAGTCCACAAAAAATTGAGGATGATCACCATTAGGACACTAGAAACATCAACAACAACAACAAAACGATGATCCGTACATTATACATATTAAATGTCTCGGAAATTTTAATTCCACTGAGATATTTGAAACAGAAATATATAGAAATTAAATGGAATCAAGTATTAAAAAAAAGAAACACCGTTTTAAGTGCTTTTTTTTTTCTTAGTAAGGCTTCTCGCCAACGTAGTTACCCGGAGGGTCGTAGTTACAAGTGATGAAAACTCCTGCACCGTTGTCACAGACCAGACTAGCGCACCCGAGCCTTTTGGTGTCACGCCACACCATCTGAGTGTAGTGACCACACATTCCACTTCCGTCACACGAGTTGGTGTTGTAGTTGTATGTGCTTCCTTCAACCACCCATGAATGCACTGCGAATCCTGGTGCCCAGCTCGAGCCACTTCCCCAGAACAGATTCTCACCGTATGGGCCTGTGGAATGGGTCAACGAGCAGTCGTAACGCCTTTGGTTCGCCCACCATTTCGCGTAGTTCGCTAGCTTGCTGTCCCAAACCAGTGGAGGTAAACCTGATCAGAAATGTGATTCATTTCATCAAAATCAATAGCAATAACATTATATAAAGAAAATCAGAATTTCTAAAAGTGGATTCCGAACTTGCGAGAGATTATGGATTTAAAGCACGAAATTTCAATTTCTAAAGAAACACATTACACATATAAAAGATGAATATTGGTTATACATTTACATGTAAAACTAAACCTAAATACAAACCTAAATACCTAACCAGTGGAAACCTAATTTGCACCAAAATTCAAGACTAGCCATCATGGTCGTAACACAAAAAATAACTGGAGGAATCGATGTACTAACCATTATTAAAACCCAAGGTTTCTTTCATTTGAAGTATATAGTATATACAGTACCCAACCATAATGGTGAAATGTAACAATATTTATAACTTTTTTTTTGTCACAGAACAATATTTATAACTAATAAATTAAATACCTAGTCTAGACCGTAGAGCGTTATGTGGGTCAAGGAACTGTCTTGCGATTGAGCCAGCTGGTAGACTCGGGATAGTAGGAGGCCGATAAACAGGCTTAGGGCTCGGAAGTGGGATCCATGGCTTAGGGACGTAGGGGGTAGGGGTAACCGGTGGCCTTGGACGGTAATAGTCTGCATGGACTACTTGGAAGGCGACCAAGATAAGAGAAAGTGTGAAGACAATGAGTTTGTTCGTCGATGAACTTGTCGCCATCTTGTGGTATGACTATGAAATGGGATTTGGGTGGTGAAGAGAAATGACTTTGGCGAGTGATTATTTATAAGTTATGTTTTCATGAATTAAATAACGAGTTTGGACCTTTAGGATGATGTCAACTACATTGTGGCTTCCATGTTCGATTATGGTTACCACTCTTTTTGTTTCGCTTTAGTTAAACGGATTTTGTGGGTTTTTAATATTACCTTTATGTGCATGTATATGAACTTCTTGATTAACTAATGAGGATTCAGTTGCTTAAAAAAAACTAATATGGATTCGAAGTTAAAAATAAATAAATTATGTCTGCATTTTAAATTCCGAGTTATGTTTTGCTCTTTGCAAAATGTAGGTGTATCTATAAACGATAAAAATATTTAACTGTTATCTCATATGTAATTAAATGCTGTGATGGAACTAAATTATAATCTTAAGTGTGCAATAAAAATTTATGGATTGAATTTTAATTGATTTCTTAATATCAAGTGGCGCAAAGAAAATGTGACCGTCCGTGACCTTTTAATTATGCTTATAGTTAATCAAATTTATCAGGTTTACATGGATCTAAATATATTATTTAGCAATTAACGGATAATAGAT
The DNA window shown above is from Brassica oleracea var. oleracea cultivar TO1000 chromosome C3, BOL, whole genome shotgun sequence and carries:
- the LOC106329072 gene encoding CBL-interacting serine/threonine-protein kinase 21-like — encoded protein: MGLFGTKKIGKYEIGRTIGEGNFAKVKLGYDTTNGTYVAVKIIDKALVIQKGLQSQVQREIRTMKLLNHPNIVQIHEVIGTKTKICIVMEYVAGGQLSDKLCRHKMKESDARKLFQQLIDAVDYCHNRGVYHRDLKPQNLLLDSKGNLKVSDFGLSAVPKSGDMLSTACGSPCYIAPELIMNKGYSGAAVDVWSCGVILFELLAGYPPFDDHTLVVLYKKILRADYTFPPAFTGAQKKLIFNILDPNPQRRMKIAEIIIQDSWFKLGYTPAYHHPDSIKENVAEINAETASSNFINAFQIIAMSSDLDLSGLLEEQDDKIYKTKIGSKNTAQETIKKIETAATYASLSVERIKHFKVKIQPKEIRSRSSFDLLSAEVIEVTPTNCVIEISKSAGELRLYMEFCQSLSSLLTAEVS
- the LOC106333433 gene encoding pathogenesis-related protein PR-1-like: MATSSSTNKLIVFTLSLILVAFQVVHADYYRPRPPVTPTPYVPKPWIPLPSPKPVYRPPTIPSLPAGSIARQFLDPHNALRSRLGLPPLVWDSKLANYAKWWANQRRYDCSLTHSTGPYGENLFWGSGSSWAPGFAVHSWVVEGSTYNYNTNSCDGSGMCGHYTQMVWRDTKRLGCASLVCDNGAGVFITCNYDPPGNYVGEKPY